ACCTCGGCGACCAAGGCGGTGGCCCAGGGCTCGGCCGTAAAGACGTCGCGCTCCAACTCGGCCAAGCCGATCGTCGCGATGTCGCCATGATGGGCGGACAGCTGCCCGATGAGATGGAGCAGGCCGGATGCATCGCCCGGCAGGGCCCGGCGGACGACGGTCACGGCTCCTCCGCGAGAAGCGCTTCGGGAGTGGCGGCGTCGATCACGCTCGTCGCCACCTCGTAGCCGTAGCCGGCACGCGCCATGATGGCGAGGTCACGTTCGCGGCGTTCCGCGCGACGGTCCGGAACCGCGAACGGGCCGAGACGGCGCCGGCGCGCCAGGGCGATCGCTGCGACACGCTCAGGATCGCCCTCGAGATCGTCGGCCAGCCGCTCCAGGGCGCCGTCGATCGTGTCGGTGTCCACACCTTGCCGGCTCAGGCGGGCGCGGATCATGCGCGGCGGCTGGCCGCGCTGATTCAGCGAACGGGCACGCGCTTCCGCGAAGAGGCGGTCGTCGACGAAGCCCAGGCGGCGCATGTCGGCCAGCACGTTCGCTATCGCGGCTTCCGGCATCGCGTCCTCGATCCCGTGCTCCGCCGCCGCCTTGTCCGCCCGGCGGGCGAGAAGGGTGCGCAGACGCGCCTCGCTCGCCGCGAAGCGGGCGAGATAGCGCATGGCGTAGGCCTTGAGATTCTCCTCGGTCGGCGGCGGCAGGCGGCGGCTCATGCCCTGGTGCCGACCCCGGCCTGGTCGAACGTCGCCATGCCGGTGTGGCAGGCGATGGCGGCGCGGAGAAGGGGCAACGCCACGGCCGCGCCCGAGGCCTCGCCGAGGCGCATGCCGAGGTCGAGCAGCGGATCCAGACCGAGAATGGCGAGCAGGCGGCGATGCCCGGGCTCGGCCGAAACGTGCGCTGCACGGCAATGCGCCAGCGCCCTCGGATCGAGCGCGTGCAGCACCGAAGCCGCAGCCGTCGTGACGAACCCGTCGAGCAGGACCGGTACGCGCCGGAGACGCGCCGCGAGGATGGCGCCGGTCATCGCCGCCAGTTCCCGGCCGCCGAGGCGGCGCAAGGCCTGAACGGGATCGCCGAGCCCTGGGGCGTGCCGCGCCAACGCCCGATCCACGGCCGCCGCCTTGCGCTCGATGCCCCCGGCGTCCAGGCCGGTGCCCGGACCGGCCCAGTCCGCGCCGGAGCCGCCGAACAGCGCGGCCGCCAGCGCTGCCGCGGCGGTCGTGTTGCCGATGCCCATCTCGCCGATCAGCAGGAGGTCCGTGCCGTCCTCGACCGCGTCCATGCCGGTGCGGAGGGCGGCGACGCATTCGGCCTCGTCCATGGCTACCTCGCGGGTGATGTCGCCGGTCGGCCGGTCCAGCGCAATCGGGTGGACGGACAGGGTGCTGCCGGCGATGCGGCAAAGCTGGTTGATCGCCGCGCCGCCGGCTTGGAAATTCGCGACCATCTGCGCCGTGACCTCGGCCGGAAAGGCGGAAACGCCCTGAGCCGTCACGCCGTGATTGCCGGCGAAGATCACGGTCAGGACGCGGTCGAGCCTGGGCGGATTGCGGCCTTGCCATGCAGCCAGCCAGCGCGTCAGGTCTTCCAGCCGGCCGAGCGCGCCCGGCGGCTTGGTCAGCTGGGCATCATGCCGGACGACGGCCTGCTCCGCCTCGTCGTCGGCGATGGGCAGGCCGCGCGCGAGATCGTGCATCTCGGCCAGGGTGGTGATGGAGGGGGGATGGGTCATGACGCGCCATCATCGCGGTGCGGACCGCTTTGTCCATCGCTATCCCTCGCCCGTCGCCCGTCCGACGGATCCTTCCGGTCGACGCTCATAGAATGCTATGCGCCGTTCGAACGCATGATCATCACTTCACCTGACGCGGGAGTACGGGATCGATGGCCGACGACCCCGGCACATGGGCGCGCTTCAAGATCGCCATCGCATTCCTGACCCGGCTGCCGGTCCCGCTCCGCGACGACGACGCGCGTCTGTCGCTGGCCGATGCCGCCGACCTGTTCCCGCTGGTGGGCGTCCTGGTCGGCGCGGTCGGCGCCGGCGTCTTCACGCTGGCGAGCCTTTGCCATCTCGGCTCGCTGCCCGCCGGCATCCTGACTTTGGCCGCCATGGTCATGATCACGGGCGGCCTGCACGAGGACGGCATGGCCGATGTCGCCGACGGCTTCGGCGGCGGCGCGTCGCGCGAGCGCAAGCTCGCCATCATGCGCGACAGCCGGATTGGCACCTACGGCGTCCTTGTCCTGGTCCTGGCGCTGCAGGCGCGCCTGAGCGCCGTCGCCGGCCTCTGGCAGCCGGCGGCCGTCGCCCAGCTCCTGATCGCAGGCTCGGCCTGCTCGCGTGCCGTCATGGCGGTCGTCATGATCCTGCTGCCCCGCGCGCGCCGGGACGGCCTCGCCACGCTGGCCGGAACGCCCTCGCTCGCGCGCACCGCCCTCGGCCTCGTCCTCGCCCTCCTCCTCACGGGCGTCCTCCTGCCGCCGCGCGAAGCTTTGGCCGCGATCCTCGCCACCGCCGCCACGACGGCTGCGATCGCCCTGCTCGCGCGGCAGCAGATCGGGGGCTATACCGGCGACGTGCTGGGCGCGGTGCAACAGGCCGGCGAGACCGCCTTCATGCTCGCCGTGCTGGCGGTGGTCAGCGCCCCGTCCGGGTGAAGGATTTGCATACGCCCCTGGGCTGGTGCACAACCGGCCTTGCCTTCCGGATCGAGACCGCATGAGCCTGTCTATCCTGCCCTCTGCCCGGCCGCTCCCCGCCGCCCAGGTCTATCTTGTCGGCGCCGGCCCGGGCGACGCCGAGTTGCTGACCGTGCGCGCCGTGCGTGTCCTCGCGGTTGCCGACGTCGTCATCTACGACCGGCTGGTGGGGCCCGACGTGCTTGATCTCGTCCGGGCCGATGCCGAGCGCCTCTTCGTCGGCAAGATGCGCGGCCGCCACGCGCTCAGCCAGGACAGGATCAACGCCCTCCTCGTCGATCGTGCCCGCGCCGGACGACGCGTCGTCCGGCTGAAAGGCGGCGATCCGTTCGTGTTCGGCCGGGGCGGCGAGGAGGCCCTGGCTGTGGCGCACGCAGGCCTGCCCCTGGAAATCGTTCCCGGCATAACCGCCGCTTCCGGCTGCGGCGCGTTCGCCGGCATCCCGCTCAGCCACCGCGACGTGGCGCACAGCGTCGTCTTCGTCACCGCGCAGTCCCGGGCCGGCATGCCGCCGCTCGACTGGCAGGCCCTGGCGCGTCCGTTCACCACCGTGGTCGTCTTCATGGGCCTGGCCGTCCTGGCCGAGATCTGCGAGCGGCTGCTCGCGCACGGCGCACCGCCCGACCGGCCGACGGCCGTGGTCGAGAACGGCAGCCTGCCCGAGCAGCGCGTGATCGAGGGAACGCTCGCCAGCATTGCCGGGCGCGTCCGCGAGGCGGCGCCGGCCGGTCCCTGCCTGATCGTCATCGGCGACGCCGTCGGGCTGCGCCGTTCGCTCAGCCCCAACGACGAGCTCCGGCCGCGCGCGTCCGATCTCGAGACGATCCTGACCTCGTGATCGGCCGCCGCGTCGTAGGCCTATGCCGGACGGGACCGTCGCCTCGTCCGGGCACGCCCTGAAAGGATCCGGACCTAGCGGAACAGCATGCCCACGATGATGCCCGCCGCGAAGAACAGCCACGTCTCGGGCGTGCGCGTCTTCAGGTAGTTCAAGAACGAGTTGACCAGGCCGCTGACGTTGCTGCCGATCTCGCCGTTGCCACCACTGACGCGACGGTCTTCCGTGTTCATTCCTGCTCCTTCTCGGTTGCCGGCGGCGGTCGGGGCCGCCACGCGCCCAGATGTGGGGACGGCGCGAGCCCGGCGAAAGATCATGCGAGCGCGGCACGGAGCGCGCCGGCCACCGCCTGGATCTCCTGCGCCGCCGGCCCGCGCGGCGCCGTCTCGACCACGCCCAGCCCGTCGTTCATGCTTTGCGCGAAGGCGACGCGGTTGCCGAGGGCCGGCTCCAGCAGGCCGGCGCCCCTCGCTTCGACCGCCTTGCCGATATCGAGGTCGATCCGGCCGCGCGCCGGCACCCGATTGAGCACGACCCGCGCCGGAAGGCCTTCCTCGACGGCCAGATCGAGCGTCGGACCGGCCGCCCACAGGTCGAGCCGGCTGGGCTGGCACGGCACGAGGACGAGGTCGGCCGCCCGGATCGCCACCTTGGCCTCGGTGGCGGCGTGCGGCGGGCTGTCGACCAGGACGATGTCGTGGTCCCGGGCGAGGCCGCGCAGCGTGCTGCCCAGCCGCCAAGCGGTCTTCGCCGTGCCGGTGATCGCCGCGACGCCTTCGCCCGCCTCCTCGCGCAACTCCAGCCAGCCGGTCAGGCTGCCCTGAGGATCGATGTCGATCACGGCGACGCGGAGCCCCTCCGCGACCCAGGCGACCGCCAGCTGTGCCAGGACCGTGGTCTTGCCGGCTCCGCCCTTCTGCTGCGCGACCGTGATGACCTTGCCCGTCATGTCCGCCTGCCTCCGGGGCGCCCTCGCCCGTGCGTGCTCAGTACCCTCGCTCGCGATCGACCACACCGACCAGGGGTTCGCCCGCCCGCAGGCGGCGGATATTCGCGGCGATGTGCGCCACGGCCGATTGCGGCACCGTGTAGCTGGCGGCATGCGGCGTGATCAGGATCTTGGGATGGCGCCAGAACGGATGCGCCTCCGGCAACGGCTCCTCGTGGAAGACGTCGAGCGTCGCGCCGGAGAGATGGCCTTCGTCGAGCGCCGCGATCAGATCGCCGTCGACGAGATGGCCGCCGCGCGCGACGTTGATCACGGCCGCGCCCTCAGGCAGGGCCGCGAACAGCGTCTTGTCGAGGATGCCGGCCGTGCCGGGCGTGAGCGGCAGGAGGCAGACCAGAATGTCGGTCCGGGCGAGGAAGGCGCCGAGCCCGTCGGCGCCGTCATAGCAGGCGATGCCCGGCAGGTCCTTGGCGCCGCGGCTCCAGCCGGCGACGGCGAAGCCGAAGTCCCGCAGGACCAACGCCGCATCCCGCCCCAGCTCGCCCAGGCCGAGAATGCCGACCCGGCAGGCGCTGCGCAGGGGCGGGCGATGAAACCGCCACACGCCCTCCGCCTGCTGGCGGCCGTAGACGTCGAAATGGCGGTGGTGGCGCAGCACGGCGGCGAGGACGTACTCGGTCATGCCGCGCGTCAGCTCGGCGTCGATCAGGCGGACGAGCGGGACGTCGGGCAGCGTCGCGTCGGACAGGATGCCGTCGACGCCGGCGCCGAGCGAGAAGATGACGCGAAGATTGGGAAAGCGCCGCAATGCGCCCGCGGGCGGGCGCCAGACCAGCGCCATGTCGACGTCGCCGGCCGGACCGGGATCATCCAGCAGCCGCACGTCGACGTCGGGAAGCGCGTCCCGCAGCAGGGACGACCATTCCTGCCACCGCTCGGACTCGCTGTAGTACACCAGGGTCAACGCCACACGTCTCCCATGCGACCCCGTGCGCGTGGACGACGAGGGACAAGATCGGACAAGACTACCGTGTTCCGTCATAGCCGCTCGGACGGCTTCGGGACAACCGGCCACCACCCCCTGACCCGAGGCGGATGTCCCTGAAACGCCTGCTCGCGGCGCTCCTCTTTCTCGGCCTCGTGTCCGGCCCGCAGCTCTGGGCGGTCGCCCAGTCGTCCCAGGCCGAGCGCGCCGTCACCGGCGGACGCTGGGGCGCCTCGGGCCAGGCGCCCGATCCGGCGGCCACACCCGAAGCCGTCGTCCAGGTCTACGCGGCGCGCACGGTGGGCCTGAAGGGCGCCTTCGGCGTCCATCCCTGGATCGTGGTCAAGCCCGAGGGCGCGCCGGCCTACGCCCGCTACGAGGTCGTGGGCTGGGGCGTGCGCTCGGGCGCACGCTCCGTCCGCCTCAACATGCGTCCGCCCGACGCGAACTGGGCCGGGCGGCGGCCGACCCTCCTGGTCGAGCACCGGGGCGAAGCGGCGGCGCGGATGATCCCGCGCATCCTCGAGGCGATCGAAGCCTATCCCTATCCCGACCTCTACGCGGTGTGGCCGGGCCCGAACTCGAACACGTTCGTCGCTTGGGTCGCCCGCCAGGTGCCGGCGTTGCAGCTGGAGATGCCCGCGCTGGCGATCGGCAAGGATTTCCTGCCCGGCGCCATCGCGGCGACGGCGCCGAGCGGCACCGGCGTTCAGGTCAACCTGTTCGGCCTACTCGGCATGACCCTGGCGCTGCGCGAGGGCATCGAGCTCAACCTCCTCGGCCTGACGCTCGGCATCGATCCCGAAAGCCTGGGCATCAAGCTGCCGGGCGTCGGCGACCTCGCCCTGCGTTAACCAAGTCGCAAGGGATGCGCGCTACGCTCGCCGTGCATCGTCGGATCGGCCGACATGCCTTGGGAGCCCGCCCGCGCATGACCCTTCGTGCCCGCACCCTGCCTGCCCTCGGCGCCCTGCTCATGCTGGGCGCGACGCCCGCCCTCGCCGACGACACGCCGTCCGGTCCCTGCCTCGCCTACGACCAGGCGATCGCGCATCTGAGCCGGCAATACGCCGAGACGCCGATCGGTCTGGGCCTGAAGACCGACGGCGACCTTCTGCAGATCTTCGCCTCGAGGAAGACGGGCACGTGGACCGTCTTGTCGATCCGCCCGGACGGCACGAGTTGCGTCGTCGCCGCGGGGCGGTCCTGGCAGGAGATCTTCGATCCGCAGGATCTCGTGTGACCGCTCCGGCCAAGGAGGCGGCGGGCAGACCGTTCGGCCCGGCGCCGGCAACGTGAACTCGGGCGGCCGCGTGGCGCCTCGCGCCGTCGCGCCGTAGGCGGAGGCGATCGCCGCAACGGACAGAAGGACGATCACGCTCGCCGCTCGCGACAGCCATGCGCCAAGCGTGGCATGACCGCTCGCGCGCACGATCCACGGGCCGGCCCGCAGGGCCAGCTGACGCCAGGGCGCGGGCAGGCGCCCGGCCGCCATGCGCCAGAGCGTGCTGTACGCGCCCTGGTCATTCCGATCTTGGCGTTGCGCTCGGCCGACGAACATGGCGGAATGCTCCGGAACGGGATTGTTAGGTTTACATTCCTATACCCGGTCCGGTCAAGCCGTCACCGGCCGGCGAACGTCAAGCGGGAGAGAGGCATTGGATCTCGGATTGAAGGGGCGCAAGGCGCTCGTGCTCGGCGCGTCGAAGGGCATCGGCCTCGGCATCGCGTCGGCCCTGGCGGCGGAAGGCGTCGACCTGCTGCTGGCGGCGCGGAGCGCCGAGGCCGTGGAAGCCAATGCGCAAAAGCTCGCTTCCGAGCACGGCGTCGGCGTCAAGGCCAAGGCGGTCGATCTCGCCGATCCGGCCTCGGTCGCCGCGCTGATCGGTTGGGCGCGGGACGAGGGCGAGGTCGCGATCCTCGTCAACAACGGCGGCGGGCCGCCGCCCTCGGGGGCGCTCGGCGTACCGCCGGAGCGCTGGACGTCGCATTTCCAGTCCATGGTCGCCAGCCTGATCGCCGTCACGGACGCGATGGTGCCGGCGATGCGCAGCAACGGATTCGGCCGGGTGCTGACGGTCGCCTCGTCCGGCGTGGTCCAGCCGATCCCGACCCTGGCCGTCTCGAACACCCTGCGCGCCAGCATCGTCGCCTACATGAAGACCCTGGCCGGCGAGGTCGCCGCCGACGGCGTGACCGTCAACGTCCTGCTTCCCGGGCGGATCAACACGGATCGCCTGCGCAACCTCGACAAGGCGCGCGCCGAGAAGAGCGGCGAGTCGATCGAGGACATCGCCAAGGCGTCGCAGGCCGAGATACCGGCGGCACGCTACGGCACGGTCGAGGAGTTCGGCGCGGTCGCGGCGTTCCTCTCCGGCGTGCCGGCCGCCTATGTGACGGGCAGCATCATCCGCATCGACGGCGGCCTGATCCGCGCGGTCGGAGGCTGAGCCGCGGCTCAGCCCGCCTTGAAGTCGGCGGCACGGGGTCGGGCGTAGCCGACCTTGCGTATCGGCTCGCCGGCCACGAGGTCGGGCAGGAAGAGGAAGCGGTGCCGATAGACGACCTCGGCCACGATCAGGGCGTCGTGCTCCGCCATGGCCAGCCCGGCGGGAATCGGGATGGTCGTCCCGGAAACACCGAGCGCGCTGGTCCCGACGGCGCCGCTTTGTCCCTGCCACTCGATCCTGGCGGTGCCGGAGCCTTGTCCGCGCAGCACGGAGACGAGCACGGTGCCATTCGTGCCGAGCTCGAACGGCGTGAGGATGTGGCGGGCGGCGGCGAAGACGCCGTCCTGCGTCTCGCTCGACAGCGCGGCCTCGCGCCCGACCAGGTCGGCCAGGCTGACGCTCGTGCGCTCGATCTTCTGCACGATGACGATGAAGCGGCC
Above is a genomic segment from Geminicoccaceae bacterium SCSIO 64248 containing:
- a CDS encoding regulatory protein RecX; this encodes MSRRLPPPTEENLKAYAMRYLARFAASEARLRTLLARRADKAAAEHGIEDAMPEAAIANVLADMRRLGFVDDRLFAEARARSLNQRGQPPRMIRARLSRQGVDTDTIDGALERLADDLEGDPERVAAIALARRRRLGPFAVPDRRAERRERDLAIMARAGYGYEVATSVIDAATPEALLAEEP
- the cobT gene encoding nicotinate-nucleotide--dimethylbenzimidazole phosphoribosyltransferase, producing the protein MTHPPSITTLAEMHDLARGLPIADDEAEQAVVRHDAQLTKPPGALGRLEDLTRWLAAWQGRNPPRLDRVLTVIFAGNHGVTAQGVSAFPAEVTAQMVANFQAGGAAINQLCRIAGSTLSVHPIALDRPTGDITREVAMDEAECVAALRTGMDAVEDGTDLLLIGEMGIGNTTAAAALAAALFGGSGADWAGPGTGLDAGGIERKAAAVDRALARHAPGLGDPVQALRRLGGRELAAMTGAILAARLRRVPVLLDGFVTTAAASVLHALDPRALAHCRAAHVSAEPGHRRLLAILGLDPLLDLGMRLGEASGAAVALPLLRAAIACHTGMATFDQAGVGTRA
- the cobS gene encoding adenosylcobinamide-GDP ribazoletransferase, whose product is MADDPGTWARFKIAIAFLTRLPVPLRDDDARLSLADAADLFPLVGVLVGAVGAGVFTLASLCHLGSLPAGILTLAAMVMITGGLHEDGMADVADGFGGGASRERKLAIMRDSRIGTYGVLVLVLALQARLSAVAGLWQPAAVAQLLIAGSACSRAVMAVVMILLPRARRDGLATLAGTPSLARTALGLVLALLLTGVLLPPREALAAILATAATTAAIALLARQQIGGYTGDVLGAVQQAGETAFMLAVLAVVSAPSG
- the cobA gene encoding uroporphyrinogen-III C-methyltransferase — its product is MSLSILPSARPLPAAQVYLVGAGPGDAELLTVRAVRVLAVADVVIYDRLVGPDVLDLVRADAERLFVGKMRGRHALSQDRINALLVDRARAGRRVVRLKGGDPFVFGRGGEEALAVAHAGLPLEIVPGITAASGCGAFAGIPLSHRDVAHSVVFVTAQSRAGMPPLDWQALARPFTTVVVFMGLAVLAEICERLLAHGAPPDRPTAVVENGSLPEQRVIEGTLASIAGRVREAAPAGPCLIVIGDAVGLRRSLSPNDELRPRASDLETILTS
- the parA gene encoding ParA family partition ATPase; protein product: MTGKVITVAQQKGGAGKTTVLAQLAVAWVAEGLRVAVIDIDPQGSLTGWLELREEAGEGVAAITGTAKTAWRLGSTLRGLARDHDIVLVDSPPHAATEAKVAIRAADLVLVPCQPSRLDLWAAGPTLDLAVEEGLPARVVLNRVPARGRIDLDIGKAVEARGAGLLEPALGNRVAFAQSMNDGLGVVETAPRGPAAQEIQAVAGALRAALA
- a CDS encoding glyoxylate/hydroxypyruvate reductase A, with protein sequence MYYSESERWQEWSSLLRDALPDVDVRLLDDPGPAGDVDMALVWRPPAGALRRFPNLRVIFSLGAGVDGILSDATLPDVPLVRLIDAELTRGMTEYVLAAVLRHHRHFDVYGRQQAEGVWRFHRPPLRSACRVGILGLGELGRDAALVLRDFGFAVAGWSRGAKDLPGIACYDGADGLGAFLARTDILVCLLPLTPGTAGILDKTLFAALPEGAAVINVARGGHLVDGDLIAALDEGHLSGATLDVFHEEPLPEAHPFWRHPKILITPHAASYTVPQSAVAHIAANIRRLRAGEPLVGVVDRERGY
- a CDS encoding DUF3750 domain-containing protein; this translates as MSLKRLLAALLFLGLVSGPQLWAVAQSSQAERAVTGGRWGASGQAPDPAATPEAVVQVYAARTVGLKGAFGVHPWIVVKPEGAPAYARYEVVGWGVRSGARSVRLNMRPPDANWAGRRPTLLVEHRGEAAARMIPRILEAIEAYPYPDLYAVWPGPNSNTFVAWVARQVPALQLEMPALAIGKDFLPGAIAATAPSGTGVQVNLFGLLGMTLALREGIELNLLGLTLGIDPESLGIKLPGVGDLALR
- a CDS encoding SDR family oxidoreductase, with translation MDLGLKGRKALVLGASKGIGLGIASALAAEGVDLLLAARSAEAVEANAQKLASEHGVGVKAKAVDLADPASVAALIGWARDEGEVAILVNNGGGPPPSGALGVPPERWTSHFQSMVASLIAVTDAMVPAMRSNGFGRVLTVASSGVVQPIPTLAVSNTLRASIVAYMKTLAGEVAADGVTVNVLLPGRINTDRLRNLDKARAEKSGESIEDIAKASQAEIPAARYGTVEEFGAVAAFLSGVPAAYVTGSIIRIDGGLIRAVGG
- a CDS encoding TadE/TadG family type IV pilus assembly protein, yielding MTSPARILSDRSGAVLLEIALVLPLVLLLVLGVADIGRFIVIVQKIERTSVSLADLVGREAALSSETQDGVFAAARHILTPFELGTNGTVLVSVLRGQGSGTARIEWQGQSGAVGTSALGVSGTTIPIPAGLAMAEHDALIVAEVVYRHRFLFLPDLVAGEPIRKVGYARPRAADFKAG